In Actinobacillus indolicus, a single genomic region encodes these proteins:
- a CDS encoding dialkylrecorsinol condensing enzyme → MKKILLVSYSQTGQLTQLAKSFVSPLQTQSDIIIEHCQLQPQTAYTFPWRFLPFFNAFPESVHLQPAPIKQPELNSEKYDLVIIAYTVWFLSPSQPITAFLQSEQAKQILKDTPVITLIGCRNMWLQAQEKMKKLLADCGANLIGNVVKVDQSNDWASFITTPLWMLTGKKKVGNLPSAGIAESEIQDVSRFGEKLLQIFSENRPLDTSIFRNMNAVKIDEKLMMSEKVGSRSFHIWGKLLIKCGQISPQFRKVMLCVYIAFLIAMILTVVPISAVIKWALKPVLQKKLDEQKRYFAEPSGE, encoded by the coding sequence ATGAAAAAAATCTTACTGGTTTCTTATTCTCAAACTGGGCAACTCACACAGCTTGCCAAAAGTTTTGTTTCGCCATTACAAACGCAATCGGACATTATTATCGAGCATTGCCAACTTCAACCGCAAACCGCCTATACATTTCCTTGGCGGTTTTTACCGTTTTTTAATGCTTTTCCTGAAAGCGTGCATTTGCAACCTGCACCCATCAAGCAACCCGAATTGAATAGTGAAAAATATGATTTAGTGATTATTGCCTACACGGTTTGGTTCTTATCGCCTTCACAACCCATCACAGCATTTTTGCAAAGTGAACAAGCCAAACAGATTTTAAAAGATACGCCCGTTATTACGCTAATCGGCTGTCGTAATATGTGGCTACAAGCTCAAGAAAAAATGAAAAAATTGCTGGCGGATTGTGGTGCAAACCTGATTGGCAACGTGGTTAAGGTTGATCAATCGAACGACTGGGCGAGTTTTATCACCACACCGCTTTGGATGCTGACCGGCAAGAAAAAAGTCGGTAATCTGCCGAGTGCAGGCATTGCAGAAAGTGAAATTCAAGATGTCAGCCGATTTGGTGAAAAACTGTTGCAAATTTTTAGCGAAAACCGACCGCTTGATACAAGCATTTTCCGCAATATGAATGCGGTGAAGATTGATGAAAAGCTGATGATGAGCGAAAAAGTAGGTAGCCGAAGTTTCCATATTTGGGGCAAATTGCTTATCAAGTGCGGTCAGATTTCACCACAATTTAGAAAAGTAATGCTCTGTGTCTATATCGCTTTTTTAATCGCAATGATTTTAACGGTTGTACCGATTTCAGCGGTGATTAAATGGGCGTTAAAGCCGGTGTTACAGAAAAAATTAGATGAACAAAAACGGTATTTTGCCGAGCCATCAGGCGAGTAG
- a CDS encoding beta-ketoacyl-ACP synthase III, with protein MQNVYINKISAFLPNNLVSNDQMEAVLGMVGDVPSRVRKMILRSNAIEQRYYAIDPVTRQATHSSTELAVQAVKNLGISANEFTSLAVGTSYPDQIMPGQGVMVHSLLDKAPPMEVMSMSGVCVAGMAAMKHAFNAVRTGEHQSAVAVASECASAIMRSENFKSEVAQKQLDNAKPEIGFEKDFLRWMLSDGAGAVQLSNQPNADGISFQIHWIELISYANEMPVCMYAGGEVQDGKFVSWKSVSQTERDAKSFMAIKQDVKLLNENIVKYTVEKALARAIEKYGLKADEIDYLLPHYSSGFFRDKLSEGLRNINFDIPQEKWFTNLTTKGNTGSASIYIILDEFSRTFELKSGQKVLCYIPESGRFSSCFMLLEVVKN; from the coding sequence ATGCAAAACGTCTATATCAATAAAATTTCCGCTTTCTTGCCGAACAACCTCGTTTCCAACGACCAAATGGAAGCGGTATTGGGAATGGTGGGAGATGTGCCTTCACGCGTGCGTAAAATGATTTTGCGTTCAAATGCTATTGAGCAACGTTATTACGCCATTGATCCTGTCACTCGTCAAGCCACACACAGTAGCACGGAACTTGCTGTGCAAGCGGTGAAAAATTTAGGTATTTCTGCCAATGAATTTACCAGCCTTGCGGTTGGTACTTCTTATCCAGACCAAATTATGCCAGGGCAAGGGGTGATGGTACACAGTTTGCTCGACAAGGCACCTCCAATGGAAGTGATGTCAATGTCGGGCGTTTGCGTTGCAGGTATGGCGGCGATGAAACACGCTTTCAATGCGGTACGCACAGGCGAACATCAAAGTGCGGTCGCCGTGGCATCGGAATGTGCCTCAGCCATTATGCGTAGTGAAAATTTCAAAAGTGAAGTGGCACAAAAACAGCTTGATAATGCCAAACCTGAAATCGGTTTTGAAAAAGATTTCTTGCGTTGGATGTTGTCCGATGGGGCAGGGGCGGTGCAACTTTCCAATCAGCCCAATGCAGACGGCATCAGCTTTCAAATTCACTGGATTGAGCTGATTTCTTATGCCAATGAAATGCCGGTTTGTATGTACGCAGGCGGCGAAGTACAAGACGGCAAATTTGTCAGTTGGAAATCGGTGTCGCAGACGGAACGGGACGCTAAGAGTTTTATGGCAATCAAGCAAGATGTGAAATTGCTTAACGAAAATATCGTTAAATACACGGTGGAAAAAGCCTTAGCTCGTGCCATTGAAAAATACGGCTTAAAAGCAGACGAAATCGACTACCTACTTCCCCATTATTCTTCGGGTTTCTTCCGTGATAAGCTATCGGAAGGTTTACGCAATATCAACTTCGATATTCCGCAAGAAAAATGGTTTACCAACCTCACAACTAAAGGCAACACAGGCTCGGCATCCATTTACATTATTTTGGACGAATTTAGCCGTACGTTTGAGCTAAAATCAGGGCAAAAAGTATTGTGCTACATTCCCGAAAGCGGACGGTTTTCGTCTTGTTTTATGTTGTTAGAAGTCGTGAAAAATTAA
- a CDS encoding BtrH N-terminal domain-containing protein, with product MNNNFQHQHTAHCESGVMSTLLKSQGVDFNEAMVFGLASALTFVYIPLIKVSGMPLISYRMPPRSIIKSLAKSLNARLKMQKFRSAEQGQTALDEALAQNKLVGLQTSVFWLPYFPPEMRFHFNAHNLLVYGKEGSDYLISDPVFETVQRCNADDLQRARFAKGALAAKGLMYYFDNQPDMSQIDLPNLIRKAIRKQAKQMLAPLFFVGVKGIRTVANSIEKLATGKKGEKYNCLYLGHIVRMQEEIGTGGAGFRYLYAYFLEQAADICQEPKFKQASEQMTEIGDQWRQFASLCVKQCRKPNVEGYREIAEFLRGIAEREERLWKMLK from the coding sequence ATGAACAACAACTTCCAACACCAACACACTGCCCATTGTGAAAGTGGCGTGATGTCCACCTTGTTGAAATCGCAGGGTGTTGATTTTAACGAGGCAATGGTTTTCGGCTTAGCATCGGCATTAACCTTTGTTTATATTCCGTTGATTAAAGTGAGCGGAATGCCATTGATTTCTTATCGTATGCCACCTCGTTCGATTATTAAATCTTTGGCTAAATCGCTCAACGCGCGGTTAAAAATGCAAAAGTTTCGCTCGGCTGAACAAGGGCAGACGGCACTTGATGAGGCATTGGCACAAAATAAATTAGTGGGCTTGCAAACTTCGGTGTTTTGGTTGCCCTATTTTCCGCCTGAAATGCGGTTCCATTTTAATGCACATAATTTGTTGGTGTATGGCAAGGAAGGCAGCGACTATTTGATTAGCGACCCTGTTTTTGAAACGGTGCAACGTTGCAATGCAGACGATTTGCAACGGGCAAGGTTTGCCAAAGGGGCATTGGCGGCAAAAGGTTTGATGTACTATTTTGACAATCAACCCGATATGTCGCAGATTGACTTGCCGAATTTAATCCGTAAAGCCATTCGCAAACAGGCAAAACAGATGCTTGCTCCGCTGTTTTTTGTGGGGGTAAAAGGCATTCGTACCGTGGCGAACAGCATTGAAAAGCTGGCAACTGGTAAAAAAGGTGAAAAATACAACTGCTTGTATCTTGGGCATATTGTGCGTATGCAAGAAGAAATCGGCACGGGCGGTGCAGGTTTTCGCTACCTTTATGCTTATTTCCTTGAACAAGCCGCTGATATTTGCCAAGAACCGAAGTTTAAACAGGCATCAGAACAGATGACCGAAATCGGCGACCAATGGCGACAATTCGCCAGCCTTTGTGTAAAACAGTGTCGAAAACCGAATGTGGAAGGGTATCGGGAAATAGCGGAGTTTTTGAGGGGAATTGCGGAAAGGGAAGAAAGATTGTGGAAGATGTTGAAATAA
- a CDS encoding transposase, giving the protein MVETAYFELEQHFPTIKCLDYVIMPNHIHFILQIENSDKLARHSLFGVIQRFKSRTNVEYIKNVKQNNWQPFNRKLWQRSYYEHIIRNEKDYLTIAEYIENNPLNWMHDKLYMQE; this is encoded by the coding sequence ATGGTTGAAACAGCTTATTTTGAATTGGAACAGCATTTTCCAACAATAAAATGTTTAGATTATGTGATTATGCCTAATCATATTCATTTTATTCTACAAATTGAAAATTCAGATAAACTAGCTCGTCATTCATTATTTGGTGTTATCCAGCGATTTAAATCTCGGACAAATGTTGAATATATCAAAAATGTAAAGCAGAATAATTGGCAACCCTTTAATCGAAAATTATGGCAACGGAGTTATTACGAACATATTATTCGAAATGAAAAAGATTATTTAACGATTGCTGAATATATTGAGAATAATCCGTTAAATTGGATGCACGACAAATTATATATGCAAGAATAA
- a CDS encoding ABC transporter ATP-binding protein, which produces MIVIHNLNHQYPNAPTPALQNINLHIEQGLAVGLLGPNGAGKTTLMSLLTGLQAVQSGQILFNGVPFEKLTKAQRHQISLVPQDFAFYPLLTVWENLKFFATLYDVSDKKWLAELLEKTGLTAHQSKLAKHLSGGLKRRLNFAIGLINRPKVIFLDEITVGIDPQSRQFILDSVADLTKQGVTVIYTSHYLQEIEQLCDKLVLLNEGKLIYQGSVQGILSEGQSLERFYLSFLAKADKSC; this is translated from the coding sequence ATGATAGTTATACACAATTTAAACCACCAATACCCCAACGCTCCAACCCCTGCTTTGCAAAATATCAATCTGCATATTGAACAAGGCTTGGCGGTTGGTTTGCTTGGTCCGAACGGGGCAGGGAAAACGACTTTGATGTCGCTACTGACGGGGTTGCAAGCGGTGCAATCGGGGCAGATTTTGTTTAATGGTGTGCCGTTTGAGAAACTGACGAAGGCTCAACGACATCAAATTTCCCTTGTGCCGCAAGATTTTGCCTTTTATCCGCTTTTGACGGTGTGGGAAAATCTAAAATTTTTCGCCACACTTTATGATGTCAGCGATAAAAAATGGTTGGCGGAATTGTTGGAAAAAACAGGGCTAACGGCACATCAATCCAAACTTGCCAAGCATTTATCGGGCGGTTTGAAACGCCGTTTAAATTTTGCGATTGGGTTAATCAACCGTCCGAAAGTGATTTTTCTTGATGAAATCACCGTTGGCATCGACCCACAATCTCGCCAGTTTATTTTAGACAGCGTGGCGGATTTAACCAAGCAAGGAGTGACGGTGATTTATACGTCTCATTATTTGCAGGAAATCGAGCAGTTGTGCGATAAATTGGTGTTATTGAATGAAGGCAAGCTGATTTATCAAGGTTCGGTGCAAGGAATTTTGTCGGAGGGTCAAAGTTTGGAGCGGTTTTATTTGTCATTTTTGGCTAAGGCGGATAAATCGTGTTAA
- a CDS encoding ABC transporter permease → MLIASIFKELRLLSRDLHGVAVLFMMPILFMLIMSAALSNDNELSHQSEIVLLSEPNNSLNYDFFKALQRENLNIQQADLSQLEQYQTALQAGKFELLIANFNTEQTALNKEQALQLWLNPSVDRGWLLGVKGVLQKHYTEQRIQHYLKDNHITLENNKRKQIKEIENKVNKELDQKFSQINDYLSKELWQEVYLNRQGKEVAKPNSVQHSVPAWLIFGMFFIMIPLSNVMAMERQTNTITRLRMARASAFQLIVAKLIPYFMINQLQFVGMIALGYLVLPQLDMPAFTLSGDWLPYAVLSSAVSLAALGYGLLVSVVARTTEHAVVLGGGGIIIMAAIGGIMVPTYVMPDIMQTVAQWSPMGWALSGFQNLLLNQYELSQIANELGKLTAFGLTALGLAALIYQHQLKTQVRF, encoded by the coding sequence GTGTTAATAGCATCGATCTTTAAAGAACTTCGCCTTTTAAGTCGTGATCTACACGGGGTTGCCGTGTTGTTTATGATGCCGATTTTGTTTATGTTGATTATGTCGGCGGCGTTGAGCAATGATAATGAACTCAGTCACCAATCGGAAATCGTGTTATTAAGTGAGCCAAATAATTCGCTTAACTACGATTTTTTCAAGGCATTGCAACGGGAAAATCTGAATATTCAGCAGGCGGATTTAAGCCAGTTGGAACAGTATCAGACGGCATTACAAGCGGGTAAATTTGAGCTATTAATTGCCAATTTCAACACGGAACAGACCGCTTTGAACAAAGAACAAGCCTTGCAATTATGGCTAAATCCGAGTGTCGATCGGGGTTGGTTGTTGGGGGTGAAAGGCGTATTGCAAAAACATTATACGGAACAACGTATTCAGCATTATCTGAAAGACAATCACATCACCTTAGAAAACAATAAACGCAAACAAATTAAAGAGATAGAGAACAAAGTAAACAAAGAGCTAGACCAAAAGTTTAGCCAAATCAACGATTATTTGAGCAAAGAACTGTGGCAAGAAGTGTATCTCAACCGCCAAGGCAAAGAAGTGGCGAAACCCAATTCGGTGCAACACAGCGTCCCTGCTTGGCTGATTTTTGGTATGTTTTTTATTATGATTCCGCTGTCTAATGTGATGGCAATGGAACGCCAAACCAATACCATTACACGGCTACGAATGGCAAGGGCGTCGGCGTTTCAGTTGATTGTCGCCAAACTGATCCCTTATTTTATGATTAACCAACTGCAATTTGTCGGTATGATTGCCCTTGGCTATCTGGTGTTACCGCAGTTGGATATGCCTGCCTTTACCTTGTCGGGCGATTGGTTGCCTTATGCAGTGCTGTCCAGTGCGGTGAGTTTAGCAGCATTGGGCTACGGCTTGTTGGTGAGCGTGGTGGCTCGCACCACAGAACACGCCGTGGTGTTGGGCGGTGGTGGCATCATTATTATGGCGGCAATTGGCGGTATTATGGTGCCGACTTATGTGATGCCTGACATTATGCAGACGGTAGCACAATGGTCGCCAATGGGTTGGGCGTTAAGCGGTTTCCAAAATTTGCTGTTAAATCAATATGAATTGTCGCAAATTGCAAATGAATTGGGGAAATTGACCGCTTTTGGTTTGACTGCATTAGGCTTGGCTGCGTTGATTTATCAACATCAATTAAAAACACAAGTAAGATTTTAG
- a CDS encoding acyl carrier protein: protein MKYQFTLEPELLELELKKLIIQESEKDDFAPEDISDDEWLFGEQSRIQLDSLDALQIVVALQAHFKVRLQGDRMVRKHMMCVKDLAKFVRESHS from the coding sequence ATGAAATACCAATTTACCCTAGAACCCGAATTGCTCGAATTAGAGTTAAAAAAACTGATTATCCAAGAAAGCGAGAAAGACGATTTTGCACCCGAAGACATCAGCGATGATGAATGGCTGTTTGGTGAACAAAGTCGTATTCAGCTGGACTCCTTAGACGCGTTACAAATTGTGGTGGCGTTGCAAGCGCATTTTAAAGTGCGGTTGCAAGGGGATAGAATGGTGCGTAAGCATATGATGTGTGTGAAAGATTTGGCAAAATTTGTGCGTGAGAGCCATTCATAA
- a CDS encoding beta-ketoacyl synthase N-terminal-like domain-containing protein, which produces MSNVYLVASQSRFAENISKQTACQLGVQTALPYFKAFDSQFVTLPELYSLIEQQIAQLLEQTAWSQEELSQIPFFLGSTSYVIADCEARLAQQQPLPTEYSIAVIGEYLRQKYQTEVFSFATSCTSSAQGVHYAYKMLKSGLYSKAIVIGFELFNRLTFEHFHSMHLLSHSEPYLPLIDSEGIVLGEGVACLALSTEPNHQFECELLGVSSLTDNENLTNNSPIALQKLLLQTCEVANVEPNLIQGIKVHGVGGNSDEMEGRLLLDLFPQAQWILTKHFMGHTLGASGALETAFLLDCFIQSEVPNLQKNADNLPLAHGKKLENGYYLSYFLGFGGSNVAWIMRLNHNE; this is translated from the coding sequence ATGTCGAACGTTTATCTTGTTGCCAGTCAATCACGCTTTGCAGAAAATATCTCGAAACAGACCGCTTGTCAGCTCGGTGTGCAGACGGCATTGCCTTATTTCAAAGCCTTTGATTCGCAATTTGTAACCTTGCCCGAACTCTATTCACTGATTGAGCAACAAATCGCACAACTGCTTGAACAAACCGCTTGGTCGCAGGAAGAATTAAGCCAAATTCCCTTTTTCTTAGGTTCAACCAGTTATGTGATTGCTGATTGTGAGGCACGCTTGGCTCAACAACAGCCTTTGCCGACAGAATACAGCATTGCGGTGATTGGCGAATATTTGCGACAAAAATATCAGACGGAAGTGTTTAGCTTCGCAACTTCTTGCACTTCTTCGGCACAAGGGGTGCATTATGCTTATAAGATGCTGAAATCAGGGCTTTATTCCAAAGCGATTGTGATTGGTTTTGAGCTATTTAATCGTTTAACGTTTGAACATTTCCATTCCATGCACTTGTTATCCCATTCTGAGCCGTATCTTCCATTGATTGATTCAGAAGGCATTGTGTTGGGTGAAGGGGTAGCTTGTCTGGCGTTAAGCACTGAACCCAATCATCAGTTTGAATGTGAATTATTGGGTGTCAGCAGTTTAACGGACAATGAAAATCTAACCAACAACAGCCCAATCGCCTTGCAAAAATTATTACTCCAAACCTGTGAAGTTGCCAATGTTGAACCTAACCTTATTCAAGGAATTAAGGTTCATGGTGTAGGCGGAAATAGTGATGAAATGGAAGGGCGGTTATTATTAGACTTATTTCCACAAGCCCAATGGATTCTTACTAAACATTTTATGGGGCATACCTTAGGGGCAAGCGGTGCCTTAGAAACCGCCTTTTTGCTTGATTGTTTTATTCAAAGTGAAGTTCCTAATTTGCAAAAAAATGCCGATAACTTACCGCTTGCTCACGGTAAAAAGCTCGAAAATGGCTATTATCTTAGCTACTTTTTAGGCTTTGGTGGCAGCAATGTGGCGTGGATAATGAGGTTAAATCACAATGAATAA
- a CDS encoding beta-ketoacyl synthase chain length factor codes for MTTLICNFSFNISRWNVVCNKTLTVEDWKLGENHWQQNSTSWEDFAPKLAFLPPLKRRRLSDSARLFFESAWCLTEQDENLPVVYASSNSEINRSFALWQTLLQEGDVSPTSFSLSVHNALVGQWSEMRQVKTETTAITAQQDNLETALLEAYLLLNDGYEKVLVVISESPLYAEYNAQPVIRQPFAYALAMIIEKGEQYHLSLHAQPGNIESFFATGDNSLNWVKQQHLAQSQWQTPSSRGGYWQWQKN; via the coding sequence ATGACAACTTTAATTTGTAACTTTTCTTTTAATATCAGTCGTTGGAATGTGGTTTGTAATAAAACCTTAACCGTAGAAGATTGGAAACTAGGCGAAAACCACTGGCAACAAAACAGTACAAGTTGGGAAGATTTTGCACCAAAACTGGCATTTCTTCCCCCACTTAAACGTCGCCGTTTAAGTGATTCTGCACGGCTCTTTTTTGAGTCTGCGTGGTGTTTAACTGAACAAGATGAAAATCTGCCCGTGGTATATGCCTCTTCAAACAGTGAGATCAACCGCAGTTTTGCTTTGTGGCAAACGTTATTGCAAGAGGGTGATGTTTCGCCGACTTCCTTTAGTCTGTCGGTTCACAACGCCTTAGTCGGACAATGGTCCGAAATGCGTCAGGTGAAAACAGAAACGACTGCAATTACAGCTCAACAAGATAATTTGGAAACCGCTTTACTTGAGGCATATTTATTGTTGAACGATGGTTACGAGAAAGTGTTAGTGGTGATTTCGGAATCTCCGCTATATGCAGAATATAATGCTCAGCCCGTTATACGCCAGCCGTTTGCTTATGCTTTGGCAATGATCATAGAAAAGGGGGAGCAATATCATCTTAGTTTACACGCACAGCCGGGGAATATAGAGTCTTTTTTTGCAACAGGTGATAATAGTTTAAATTGGGTTAAACAACAGCATCTTGCTCAATCGCAATGGCAAACACCAAGCAGTCGAGGGGGATATTGGCAATGGCAGAAAAACTAG
- a CDS encoding lysophospholipid acyltransferase family protein: MAEKLDWIRRFLGTLFGFVLFGIVGVLFKIVLHRYAKNYPHNDLATQLQGRQIVGKTWRFFVNYLKWAGILEVKYHGFERLGREGQLVLANHPSLLDVVLIFSQEPRFNCIVKKDLLDNPSMSSPIRACGFIPNTESEELLEQSHQILQNQVLLLFPEGTRTDWDGVVKLHRGAVSIGLRSAKVITPIVIKMHPLNFKKGQPWYKIPSKKICYELTVGEDIDPQQWLAEKPLPIASRRLNDYLENYFNTYSKD; the protein is encoded by the coding sequence ATGGCAGAAAAACTAGATTGGATTAGGCGTTTTCTTGGCACGTTATTCGGCTTTGTATTGTTTGGCATAGTCGGCGTGTTGTTTAAAATTGTATTGCATCGCTATGCGAAAAATTATCCGCATAACGATTTGGCAACGCAACTGCAAGGGCGACAAATTGTCGGGAAAACGTGGCGATTTTTCGTCAATTACCTGAAATGGGCAGGAATTTTGGAAGTGAAATATCACGGTTTTGAACGCTTGGGGCGAGAAGGACAGTTGGTATTAGCCAATCACCCATCACTACTCGACGTAGTGTTGATTTTCAGCCAAGAGCCTCGTTTTAACTGTATCGTGAAAAAAGATCTGCTAGATAATCCATCTATGAGTAGCCCGATCCGTGCTTGTGGGTTTATTCCAAATACCGAATCGGAAGAATTACTTGAGCAGAGCCATCAGATTTTACAAAACCAAGTGCTCTTGTTATTTCCCGAAGGAACACGCACAGACTGGGATGGCGTGGTAAAATTACACCGTGGTGCAGTATCCATCGGTTTACGCAGTGCGAAAGTAATTACGCCGATTGTAATTAAAATGCATCCGTTAAATTTCAAAAAAGGTCAGCCTTGGTATAAAATACCAAGCAAGAAAATCTGTTATGAATTAACGGTGGGAGAGGATATTGATCCGCAACAGTGGCTTGCAGAAAAACCGTTGCCAATCGCCTCTCGCCGTTTAAATGATTATTTAGAAAATTATTTTAATACTTACTCTAAGGACTAA
- a CDS encoding phosphopantetheine-binding protein — protein sequence MELEQQLKQLIIDSLALEDITVEDIETEAPLFGDDGLGLDSVDALELGLAVQKTFGLQLDSEQQNLREHFESVATLASFIRSHKG from the coding sequence ATGGAACTCGAACAACAACTTAAACAGCTGATTATTGACAGTCTTGCCCTTGAAGATATTACCGTTGAAGATATTGAAACAGAGGCTCCACTTTTTGGTGATGACGGTCTAGGTTTAGATTCCGTTGATGCGTTGGAATTAGGTTTAGCAGTGCAAAAAACCTTTGGTTTACAACTTGATAGTGAACAACAAAACTTGCGTGAACACTTTGAAAGCGTTGCAACGCTCGCAAGTTTTATCCGCTCTCACAAAGGTTAA
- a CDS encoding acyl carrier protein yields the protein MTEQEIQKILTEALVSLFEIDEDRIKPETNLYEDLEIDSIDAIDLIDYIKRQTGYKLQAEDFRNVRTVSDVVTAVKKISSN from the coding sequence ATGACTGAACAAGAAATTCAGAAAATTCTAACGGAAGCTTTAGTTTCATTATTTGAAATTGATGAAGATCGTATTAAGCCTGAAACCAATTTATATGAAGATCTTGAAATTGACAGTATTGATGCGATCGATTTGATCGATTACATCAAACGTCAAACGGGTTACAAACTTCAAGCAGAAGATTTCCGTAATGTGCGCACCGTCAGTGATGTCGTTACTGCGGTAAAAAAAATTAGTAGCAACTAA
- a CDS encoding AMP-binding protein, with translation MKNHYLPHSAIAHFPTWTYADFEQRALQISAYLQQNKIKAIAVWLEDGANLACTLLACWHANVKVLFPPNDTPESVTWANQHADFWLTDNEQPKPSHLMFSELATDFPLQKIDQNRPLVDRHNQTELWLKTSGSTGEAKTIVKTAEEMWLSAEVLANALPFSAGNEITAISSVSIQHIYGLTVHIMMSLVQGWVIGRKQQFFPECIMAESQKSSQTVLVSSPAMLSRMDWHKPQLPKVVGIISSGGALDPDVSNQIRQQLHQPVVEIYGSTETGPIAIRQDTGLWQTLPYSQVGTDEEGALWLEAKWAKDRQQTADAVEIHPNGFELLGRIDRIVKIGDKRTSLVSVEQALMKHDWIDDCYIGKHPEHQRLATWAGLNELGIQAFRDHGRKYVIEQLKTHLSQSQEKSATPRFWRFTDKLPRNSQSKISRLEFEQICLNEIVDPIWLTQENQENVQILRGKVPLDLHFFKGHFANFPLVPGVIELQWVQDQLVRYFGQEKTILRIDNLKYQKFLRPNDEFELTLKWEETKNRMGFQLKTEGEMCGSGLFVFGDE, from the coding sequence ATGAAAAATCATTACTTACCTCATAGTGCCATAGCACATTTCCCAACGTGGACTTATGCGGATTTTGAACAACGAGCATTACAAATTTCCGCTTATTTACAACAAAACAAGATAAAAGCCATTGCTGTATGGTTGGAAGATGGAGCAAATTTAGCTTGTACTTTACTTGCTTGTTGGCACGCTAATGTGAAAGTCCTATTTCCACCCAATGACACACCAGAAAGTGTAACTTGGGCAAATCAACACGCTGATTTTTGGCTGACGGATAACGAACAACCTAAGCCCAGCCATCTTATGTTTTCGGAATTAGCCACCGATTTTCCTTTGCAAAAAATCGATCAAAACCGACCGCTTGTTGATCGCCATAACCAAACAGAACTATGGCTTAAAACTTCAGGTAGCACAGGAGAGGCGAAAACCATTGTCAAAACTGCCGAAGAAATGTGGCTCAGTGCCGAAGTGCTGGCAAATGCGTTGCCGTTTTCTGCTGGCAATGAAATTACGGCGATCAGCAGTGTGAGTATTCAACATATTTACGGCTTGACGGTACATATTATGATGTCGCTCGTACAAGGTTGGGTAATTGGGCGTAAGCAGCAGTTTTTCCCTGAATGTATTATGGCGGAAAGCCAGAAATCATCTCAAACTGTACTAGTCAGTAGCCCTGCAATGTTAAGTCGTATGGATTGGCATAAACCACAGTTACCGAAAGTAGTGGGAATTATCTCGTCAGGTGGGGCATTAGATCCTGATGTGTCTAACCAAATTCGCCAACAACTTCACCAGCCTGTGGTGGAAATTTACGGCAGTACGGAAACAGGTCCAATAGCTATTCGTCAAGATACTGGCTTATGGCAAACCTTACCTTACAGCCAAGTAGGAACAGATGAAGAGGGCGCTTTGTGGTTAGAGGCAAAATGGGCAAAAGATCGCCAACAGACCGCAGATGCCGTTGAAATTCACCCTAATGGCTTTGAATTGTTAGGACGCATTGACCGCATTGTAAAAATTGGTGATAAACGGACATCTCTTGTCAGTGTTGAACAGGCGTTAATGAAACACGACTGGATTGATGATTGCTACATCGGCAAACACCCTGAACATCAACGCCTTGCGACTTGGGCAGGATTGAATGAACTAGGCATTCAGGCATTCCGAGATCACGGAAGAAAGTATGTGATTGAACAACTCAAAACACATTTATCCCAAAGCCAAGAAAAATCGGCAACCCCTCGTTTTTGGCGATTTACCGATAAACTGCCTCGCAACAGCCAATCCAAAATCAGTCGTCTTGAATTTGAACAGATCTGTTTAAATGAGATTGTTGATCCTATTTGGCTAACCCAAGAAAACCAAGAAAATGTACAAATTCTACGCGGAAAAGTCCCGCTTGATCTGCATTTTTTTAAAGGGCATTTTGCAAATTTCCCTTTAGTCCCTGGTGTAATTGAATTGCAGTGGGTGCAAGATCAACTGGTTCGTTATTTTGGTCAAGAAAAGACAATTTTACGCATTGATAACCTCAAATATCAGAAATTTCTCCGCCCAAATGATGAATTTGAACTAACATTAAAATGGGAAGAAACAAAAAATCGTATGGGATTTCAGCTGAAAACCGAAGGTGAAATGTGTGGTAGTGGATTATTTGTATTTGGCGATGAATAG